From the Xylella fastidiosa genome, the window CCCCAGGCATTGCCTTCCACCCCGTACAGCCAGGCGCCCACTGCCGCGATACAGACCTCAGCAACGCCGGAGTTCCCGCGCCCGCGTTACAAGTGTGGCAAGCCCCACCGCCATTGGACAGCACCGCCAAGGGCAAACCCAAACCCTGGAATGCCGATGCCGCGCGCGCCCTATGCACCGATGCCTGCGTCCATGCCATTCACCAATGGCTTGCCGACGCACAGACCGGGCGCGCCCTGCTGGATGGCCGTCCCGTGGGTGCCGGCGACATCGCCGTATTGGTGCGCAGCCACCGTGAAGCCACATTGATGCAGCAGGCCCTAGCGCGTGCGGGCATTCCTGCCGTTGCTGCTGGCAAACGCAGCCTATTGACTACCGACGAAGCCAATGAAGCCCTGGCACTATTGCTGGCACTGCTTCACAGCGCTGATGAAGGCCGTTTGCGTACCGCACTGTCCACCGTCCTCGTGGGCCTTACCGCCGAGACAATCGCCACATTTGACCATGACAGCGTTGCCTCCCGTCACTGGCAGCGCCAGGCGTTGCACTGGCGCGAACGCTTACACAGTGGCGGCCCCTTGGGGTTACTGACCGACCTATGCGCGCTACATGCCGCACGCTTGCTCAGCCTCTTCGACGGTGAGCGCCGTTTGAGCAACTACCTACAACTGGGCGAACTACTCCAGCAAGTCCACTTGCGCGCCCTGGGCTTACATGGCTTGGTTGATTGGTTGGCACGGCGGATTGCTGAAGCCAAGAATGATGACGAAACACAGCTATTGCGTTTGGAATCAGATGCGCGCCGCGTGCAGATCGTCACCCTGCATAAAAGCAAAGGCCTGGAATACCCACTGGTCTTCCTGCCTTACGTTGCGATTGGCCGTTCCCATGCCGGCCCAGGCCGTTATTGCGTCGTACACGATGCGCAGCAAGGGCGCTGCCTGCATTGGTGCCTTGATAAACAAGCACCAGAGTGGCAACGCGCTGAAACAGCGTGGAAACAGGAACAGCGCGCTGAAGAAGCACGCCTACTTTACGTTGGCCTGACCCGTGCCAAACATGCACTGTGGATCGCTACCGGCACCTTCTATCAGACGGAACGTACCGCCTTATGGCCACTGCTGGGTGATCCCCAGGCAGTGCCGGCGCAGTCTGGCATCGTCTTTGACACCGCTGTACCACCGGCAATTTTGCCCCGTTTGACCCCAGAACAGCCGCACAGCGTCCCCCCCGCACGGACCGCACAGCGTGGTGCCCTGCTTTCGGATTGGTGGGTGTACAGCTTTACCCAATTGGCGCATGCCAAAGCGGAGCCTGCTCCTGATGGGGGTCGCCGTATTGCCGAGCCACTCACTGGAGGGCAGGACGAACCAGCCTGGCCACAGGATGCCATCCAACAGCCTCTGCCTGGGAGCGAAGTACCCGCCGACCCCCGTTTTACCGGCATCCGTTTTGGTGTGGCACTGCATGAAGTGTTCGAGCGTACCGATTTCCTAGCCTGGAGCACTTGGCGTGCCAATGTCCCTGTGCCTGCGACGGAACGTGGCGTGTTGCTCCAAGCCCTGCGTGGCAGCGGCTACGTGGCTGAAGACGTGGAGGCCGGTATCGCCTTGCTAACCCCATTGGTGGGCCATACCTTGACCAGTGTCCTTCCCGAGGGCGTGCGTTTGTGTGATGTGCCGACAACCGAGCGGCGACCGGAGATTGAATTCCAATTTGTCATCCAGGCCACGGCGGTGGATGCCTTGCTTGCCTTGCTCCATGACCACGGCTTGCTACAGCAGCGTCAGAGCTTCGGCATGCGGCGTCGCTTGGAAGGACTGATGACCGGCATGATCGACCTCATTTATCGCCACGCCGGACGGTGGTACGTCCTGGATTACAAAAGCAATCGCCTGCCGGATTACACACCAGCGCATCTTTCTGTGGCGATGACTGACAGTGAATACGACCTACAGGCGCTGATCTACACCGTGGCCCTGCATCGCTGGTTGCGCTTCCGTTTGCGTGATGCGTACGACTACGCACGTGATATGGGAGGCATCCGTTACCTGTTCTGCCGCGGTATGGACGCGACGCGTCCCAATGCAGCGGGCGTGTATACGCAATCCTTTGCTCCTGCCTTGATTGAGGCAGTTGATGCGATGTTCAGTGGAGTCTGTCCATGAGCCTGCGCGCGGTGCTCTTCCAGCCTGGTGTGTTGTGTCATCGCTGGTGCTGCTGGTTGCGTTTCCATTGGAGTGAGGGTGACGCCGTTGCGCGCGCGATGGGTGGTATCGGTGATCTGTGCTGCCGGAGTGCGCCTATGACGTGTACGGATGCAGTGGGGGTAAATGCGCCGTCTTTTATTCCTGCCTTGATCGCTGCGGTCGCTGTGATGTTCAGCGGAGCCTGCCTATGAGCCTGCTCGCCGCGCTCAACCAGGCTGGTGTGTTGCGTACGTTGGATGATGCGTTGGCGCGGAGTTTGTGCCGTCTTGATCCGAAGACTCCGGACAAGGTGGCCGCTGCCGCTGCGCTGGCCTCAATGGCGGTGGCGCATGGTCACGCGGGTGTAGATCTGGCCCATCCTGGATTGCTCGCTGGAGAGATGTTCGACTGGCCTTCCGCTGCGGAGTGGGTGCATCTGCTGCGCGCCAGTCGGTGGGT encodes:
- a CDS encoding UvrD-helicase domain-containing protein, with product MNPPHDPYLTLPLHGVRLIEASAGTGKTFTMATLVTRLVVERGWRIGHILAVTFTEAATQELRTRIRERLILAARLVPQAAELPVPLPAAQPQIPHPTPHPQDAPRITPGVTNSTSPEPPDVALTLQILRTHLTATDETPHALHSRLQQAADEIDLAAIFTIHGFCTRLLREHALHTGQSFIPPTLLASDRDLLHELAADIWRQEIADPEAIQDLIHLWPAGAPMLAQDLTDLLYQPHLSPAPSLEAPVTLPDAALAAAETTLRHLWQTEGAALRSALHTALEEGVLNKKSYKADALNDLWDWMERWSLAPNAYPEPHPKLQTLTVAALQAGTNKQGAGRTPNSPVSEAVQHYLDALTSIETARAQHRLRRLHRLRAAARLRLTALKRQRRVQTYDDLIQRVAQALDGPHRLALVRSLRQQYRMALVDEFQDTDVAQWRIFHHVFGDTEHAHTADLTPALFLIGDPKQAIYGFRGGDVHTYLAAAVRAERAPPLERNFRSRPLLLRAIEALYTQAGDAAFLTPGIAFHPVQPGAHCRDTDLSNAGVPAPALQVWQAPPPLDSTAKGKPKPWNADAARALCTDACVHAIHQWLADAQTGRALLDGRPVGAGDIAVLVRSHREATLMQQALARAGIPAVAAGKRSLLTTDEANEALALLLALLHSADEGRLRTALSTVLVGLTAETIATFDHDSVASRHWQRQALHWRERLHSGGPLGLLTDLCALHAARLLSLFDGERRLSNYLQLGELLQQVHLRALGLHGLVDWLARRIAEAKNDDETQLLRLESDARRVQIVTLHKSKGLEYPLVFLPYVAIGRSHAGPGRYCVVHDAQQGRCLHWCLDKQAPEWQRAETAWKQEQRAEEARLLYVGLTRAKHALWIATGTFYQTERTALWPLLGDPQAVPAQSGIVFDTAVPPAILPRLTPEQPHSVPPARTAQRGALLSDWWVYSFTQLAHAKAEPAPDGGRRIAEPLTGGQDEPAWPQDAIQQPLPGSEVPADPRFTGIRFGVALHEVFERTDFLAWSTWRANVPVPATERGVLLQALRGSGYVAEDVEAGIALLTPLVGHTLTSVLPEGVRLCDVPTTERRPEIEFQFVIQATAVDALLALLHDHGLLQQRQSFGMRRRLEGLMTGMIDLIYRHAGRWYVLDYKSNRLPDYTPAHLSVAMTDSEYDLQALIYTVALHRWLRFRLRDAYDYARDMGGIRYLFCRGMDATRPNAAGVYTQSFAPALIEAVDAMFSGVCP